One part of the Spiroplasma turonicum genome encodes these proteins:
- a CDS encoding deaminase: MQENIFFNTLYKLIKKCKKTKDVPVASILIKEDKILFKSYNTRQKKYKFNNHAEILVIDKAFKKTKKKNLSEFTLYVNLKPCIMCIATLEQTNIKNVYYWLENEKVDYSLIKSNIKFNKVYNISQEELFKKELKNFFKELRG, encoded by the coding sequence ATGCAAGAGAATATTTTTTTTAATACTTTATATAAATTAATTAAAAAATGTAAAAAAACAAAAGATGTTCCAGTAGCTTCAATTTTAATTAAAGAAGACAAAATATTATTTAAAAGTTATAATACTAGACAAAAAAAATATAAATTTAATAACCATGCAGAAATACTAGTGATAGATAAGGCATTCAAAAAAACAAAGAAAAAAAATTTGTCTGAATTTACATTATATGTTAATTTAAAACCTTGCATAATGTGCATTGCAACTTTAGAACAAACTAATATTAAGAACGTTTATTATTGACTTGAAAATGAGAAGGTAGACTATTCATTAATTAAGTCAAACATAAAATTTAATAAAGTATATAATATAAGTCAAGAAGAGTTGTTTAAAAAAGAGTTAAAAAACTTTTTTAAAGAATTAAGGGGTTAA
- the dnaX gene encoding DNA polymerase III subunit gamma/tau, translated as MDNKKTLYRRYRPSNFNDLVGHDTVKDILESQLKKRSITHAMIFAGQRGTGKTSLARIFAKVIQCKKPINDIDPCNNCNSCNEFNRESHPDFFEIDAASNNGIDEIRSIKANITTLPALSKYKVYIIDEVHMLSNSAFNALLKTLEEPPKHVIFILATTEQNKIPPTIISRCHVYNFNKLNLYDMKKKLIEVSTLEGYTLNEEVANEIFYISDGSLRDALNYLEQCMTVSENVITIDKLKKLFYVSSKLEKINLLINVFKKNIDYVITMINDFDKKGIDFSIFLLGLLEILKEIIEYKICNNKLYLKVLEEEEAKNFLSFHTSSIIQLTDLLTEAYVKTKNTSIGVQIILLQITKFHFNKLISVNSEASPLQYEKKDLNDKTLVEQNKKQNIKETDKSNAHVSENVFNNKTILSLDDDKKDYQLKELLRNNINNDINVYFDNSKVINELINANKEKRLLIENKLNDFFSLLDLENDLSNILIPLYSSKVVASSNECAIFVLDNITLTNWIINKLEINEIRDKIFNFFEIQFLIPITKEQWIHIKTEFMDLKNQNKLPTYIKQDYNSFSYKKTKLSDDKEDKFLNDVKEHFNDFDIEVEK; from the coding sequence ATGGATAATAAAAAAACATTATATAGAAGATACAGACCTAGCAACTTTAATGATTTAGTTGGTCATGACACTGTAAAGGATATTCTTGAAAGTCAACTAAAAAAAAGATCAATAACACATGCTATGATTTTTGCTGGTCAAAGAGGTACAGGAAAAACATCCTTAGCAAGAATTTTTGCTAAAGTGATTCAATGTAAAAAACCTATTAATGATATTGATCCTTGTAATAATTGTAATAGTTGTAATGAGTTTAACAGAGAATCACATCCGGATTTTTTTGAAATTGATGCAGCTTCTAATAACGGGATTGATGAAATAAGAAGTATTAAGGCGAATATTACAACTTTACCAGCTTTATCAAAATATAAAGTATATATAATCGATGAAGTTCATATGCTTTCTAACTCTGCTTTTAATGCTTTATTAAAAACTTTAGAAGAACCTCCTAAACACGTAATATTCATATTGGCAACCACTGAACAAAATAAAATACCTCCAACAATAATATCAAGATGTCATGTATATAATTTCAATAAACTAAATCTTTATGATATGAAAAAAAAACTTATAGAAGTTTCTACTCTTGAAGGATATACATTAAATGAGGAAGTGGCCAACGAAATTTTTTATATAAGTGATGGATCTTTAAGAGATGCTTTAAATTATTTAGAACAATGTATGACAGTTTCTGAGAATGTTATTACAATTGATAAATTAAAAAAATTATTTTATGTCTCTTCTAAACTAGAAAAAATTAATTTGTTAATAAATGTATTTAAAAAAAATATAGACTATGTTATTACAATGATTAATGACTTTGATAAGAAAGGAATAGACTTTTCAATATTCTTATTAGGTTTATTAGAAATTTTAAAAGAAATTATAGAGTATAAAATATGTAACAATAAGCTTTATTTAAAAGTGTTAGAAGAAGAAGAAGCAAAAAACTTTTTGAGTTTTCATACTAGCTCAATAATACAATTAACAGATTTATTAACAGAAGCTTATGTAAAAACAAAAAATACAAGCATAGGTGTTCAAATAATCTTACTACAAATAACTAAATTTCATTTTAATAAACTTATAAGTGTTAATAGTGAGGCCAGTCCATTACAATATGAAAAAAAAGATTTAAATGATAAAACATTAGTAGAACAAAATAAAAAACAAAATATTAAAGAGACAGATAAGAGCAACGCTCATGTAAGTGAGAATGTATTCAATAATAAAACTATATTGTCACTTGACGATGACAAAAAAGATTATCAATTAAAAGAACTATTAAGAAATAATATTAATAATGATATCAATGTTTATTTCGACAACTCGAAAGTTATAAATGAATTAATAAATGCAAATAAAGAAAAAAGACTATTAATAGAAAATAAATTAAATGATTTTTTTAGTCTATTAGATTTAGAAAATGATTTATCAAACATTTTGATACCTTTGTATTCTTCAAAAGTAGTAGCTTCAAGCAATGAGTGTGCAATATTTGTTTTAGATAATATAACATTAACAAATTGAATTATTAATAAATTAGAAATAAATGAAATAAGAGACAAGATTTTTAATTTTTTTGAAATACAATTTTTAATCCCAATTACTAAAGAACAATGAATACATATAAAAACTGAGTTTATGGATCTAAAAAATCAAAACAAGTTACCAACATATATTAAGCAAGACTACAATAGTTTTTCATACAAAAAAACAAAACTTTCTGATGATAAGGAAGATAAATTTTTAAATGATGTAAAAGAACACTTTAATGACTTTGATATAGAGGTTGAAAAATAG
- a CDS encoding toprim domain-containing protein, with product MKDLVERLKKIEGITEKTSEKIIFDLIENDNKLTLLKETLDYIEKNYKSCEVCNYYKFKNICDFCDNKTRDKNLICVVTSKKEAKKVFKSNYKGLIHVLNGEINLNKNILPESIHLPNLFARISKETEVIIATNLTFNGEVTANYILNSLKNECKKITRLARGIPFGGSLDYLDDETLTNAIENRKIIKK from the coding sequence ATGAAGGATTTAGTAGAAAGACTTAAGAAAATAGAAGGAATTACAGAAAAAACAAGTGAAAAAATAATTTTTGACTTAATTGAAAATGATAATAAATTAACTCTTTTGAAAGAAACTTTAGATTATATAGAGAAAAATTATAAATCATGTGAGGTATGTAATTATTATAAATTTAAAAATATCTGTGATTTTTGTGACAATAAAACAAGAGATAAAAATCTTATTTGTGTAGTAACATCAAAAAAAGAAGCAAAAAAAGTCTTTAAAAGTAATTATAAAGGTTTAATACATGTCCTTAATGGTGAAATAAATCTAAATAAAAATATATTACCAGAATCAATACACTTACCAAATTTATTTGCTAGAATAAGTAAAGAAACAGAAGTGATAATAGCCACTAATCTTACTTTTAATGGTGAAGTTACTGCAAATTATATATTAAATAGTTTAAAGAATGAGTGTAAAAAGATAACTAGATTAGCAAGAGGTATTCCATTTGGAGGTTCATTAGATTATTTAGATGATGAAACCCTTACAAATGCAATCGAAAATAGAAAAATAATAAAAAAATAA